A single Lathamus discolor isolate bLatDis1 chromosome 16, bLatDis1.hap1, whole genome shotgun sequence DNA region contains:
- the FBLIM1 gene encoding filamin-binding LIM protein 1 isoform X2: MRPGNSSHRSGPSVLSAMLPGKAEKRMVSSVFITLVPPRREVATKEKTQRELQPDGDMVPGTHHPWTPLPRPPALPNGETCPAAPVPSSPTVLVLSEAPQPLSAETLVPALQQLDLAAPTTLQAPSALPAELRPPKFCQEQAGKPQQRDVKGYPDRDSSRDICAFCHKALGPREPTVEAMGKQYHAECFTCRTCPRLLAGQRYYQRDGRPMCDACYQATLEKCAKCEGLITERIVRALGKGFHPDCFCCAACGRAIGAESFAVDEQDEVYCVADFYRKYAAVCSACERPIIPHGDKDTYKIECLGRSFHESCYCCESCRTPLSPELTEDGCYPLDNHLLCKSCHIRWRSESSC; this comes from the exons ATGAGACCTGGCAACTCGTCACACAG GTCCGGCCCGTCCGTGCTTTCGGCGATGCTGCCGGGGAAAGCGGAGAAGAGGATGGTGTCATCGGTCTTCATCACCCTGGTGCCACCGCGGAGGGAGGTGGCCACCAAGGAGAAAACCCAACGGGAGCTGCAGCCGGATGGGGACATGGTCCCAGGTACCCATCACCCCTGGAccccgctgccccggcccccTGCATTGCCCAATGGAG AAACCTGCCCAGCAGCCCCTGTGCCTTCATCCCCGACGGTCCTCGTCCTCTCTGAAGCTCCCCAGCCCTTGTCTGCAGAGACACTGGTTCCGGCGCTGCAGCAACTGGACCTTGCAGCACCCACCACCCTCCAG GCCCCTTCTGCCCTCCCTGCTGAATTGAGGCCGCCCAAATTCTGCCAGGAGCAAGCTGGCAAGCCACAGCAGCGGGATGTGAAAGGGTACCCAGACAGGGACAGCTCCAGAG ACATCTGCGCCTTCTGCCACAAGGCACTGGGGCCGCGGGAGCCGACAGTGGAGGCGATGGGGAAGCAGTACCACGCTGAGTGCTTTACCTGCAGGACGTGCCCACGGCTCCTGGCTGGGCAGCGCTACTACCAAAGGGATGGGCGCCCCATGTGCGATGCCTGCTACCAG GCCACACTGGAGAAATGCGCCAAGTGCGAGGGGCTGATCACAGAGCGCATCGTCCGTGCCCTGGGCAAAGGCTTCCATCCTGActgcttctgctgtgctgcctgcgGCCGGGCCATCGGCGCCGAGAGCTTTGCTGTGGACGAGCAGGATGAGGTGTACTGCGTGGCCGACTTCTACAG GAAATACGCTGCGGTCTGCAGCGCTTGTGAGCGCCCCATCATCCCCCACGGGGACAAGGACACCTACAAGATTGAGTGCCTGGGACGCAGCTTCCACGAGAGCTGCTACTGCTGTGAG AGCTGCAGGACACCCCTGTCACCAGAGCTGACGGAGGACGGGTGCTACCCCCTGGACAACCACCTCCTCTGCAAGTCCTGCCACATCCGCTGGCGAAGCGAGTCGTCCTGCTAA
- the FBLIM1 gene encoding filamin-binding LIM protein 1 isoform X1: MRPGNSSHRSGPSVLSAMLPGKAEKRMVSSVFITLVPPRREVATKEKTQRELQPDGDMVPGTHHPWTPLPRPPALPNGAFATETCPAAPVPSSPTVLVLSEAPQPLSAETLVPALQQLDLAAPTTLQAPSALPAELRPPKFCQEQAGKPQQRDVKGYPDRDSSRDICAFCHKALGPREPTVEAMGKQYHAECFTCRTCPRLLAGQRYYQRDGRPMCDACYQATLEKCAKCEGLITERIVRALGKGFHPDCFCCAACGRAIGAESFAVDEQDEVYCVADFYRKYAAVCSACERPIIPHGDKDTYKIECLGRSFHESCYCCESCRTPLSPELTEDGCYPLDNHLLCKSCHIRWRSESSC; the protein is encoded by the exons ATGAGACCTGGCAACTCGTCACACAG GTCCGGCCCGTCCGTGCTTTCGGCGATGCTGCCGGGGAAAGCGGAGAAGAGGATGGTGTCATCGGTCTTCATCACCCTGGTGCCACCGCGGAGGGAGGTGGCCACCAAGGAGAAAACCCAACGGGAGCTGCAGCCGGATGGGGACATGGTCCCAGGTACCCATCACCCCTGGAccccgctgccccggcccccTGCATTGCCCAATGGAG CTTTTGCCACAGAAACCTGCCCAGCAGCCCCTGTGCCTTCATCCCCGACGGTCCTCGTCCTCTCTGAAGCTCCCCAGCCCTTGTCTGCAGAGACACTGGTTCCGGCGCTGCAGCAACTGGACCTTGCAGCACCCACCACCCTCCAG GCCCCTTCTGCCCTCCCTGCTGAATTGAGGCCGCCCAAATTCTGCCAGGAGCAAGCTGGCAAGCCACAGCAGCGGGATGTGAAAGGGTACCCAGACAGGGACAGCTCCAGAG ACATCTGCGCCTTCTGCCACAAGGCACTGGGGCCGCGGGAGCCGACAGTGGAGGCGATGGGGAAGCAGTACCACGCTGAGTGCTTTACCTGCAGGACGTGCCCACGGCTCCTGGCTGGGCAGCGCTACTACCAAAGGGATGGGCGCCCCATGTGCGATGCCTGCTACCAG GCCACACTGGAGAAATGCGCCAAGTGCGAGGGGCTGATCACAGAGCGCATCGTCCGTGCCCTGGGCAAAGGCTTCCATCCTGActgcttctgctgtgctgcctgcgGCCGGGCCATCGGCGCCGAGAGCTTTGCTGTGGACGAGCAGGATGAGGTGTACTGCGTGGCCGACTTCTACAG GAAATACGCTGCGGTCTGCAGCGCTTGTGAGCGCCCCATCATCCCCCACGGGGACAAGGACACCTACAAGATTGAGTGCCTGGGACGCAGCTTCCACGAGAGCTGCTACTGCTGTGAG AGCTGCAGGACACCCCTGTCACCAGAGCTGACGGAGGACGGGTGCTACCCCCTGGACAACCACCTCCTCTGCAAGTCCTGCCACATCCGCTGGCGAAGCGAGTCGTCCTGCTAA
- the TMEM82 gene encoding transmembrane protein 82, protein MFSLGSWLPGLTWGWALLDALLQGLVGACAVSVLCSLLKVYLYIQCLNDPEGQVEKEAMRAQRRVLEPLHVLVLTGLLALVGSRVAALVVLEFSLRAVSTLLSLGKGSHSTQLYLLCQYSLGCGVSCGLSFLLEGAPHGTCNLALAAGLAGLLACGARRLARHVCTLYELHSRAQYCGVCILLLSTGHRIPRLLRKALAITFTVADLAAVALINRDFLSTGEAIRFWTPLTICYTLLIIYMQEEPQQSSGRRPVFQTVLVRMGGLFILLLTVGQWVDIFHILISLLGELWCLFHARVMLEACWRQDFTQHSRLDSQPRSGSEEAS, encoded by the exons ATGTTTTCCCTGGGGTCGTGGCTGCCTGGGCTGACATGGGGCTGGGCGCTGCTGGATGCACTGCTGCAAG ggctggtggGTGCCTGCGCCGTCTCGgtgctctgcagcctcctgaAGGTTTATCTTTACATCCAGTGCCTGAA TGACCCAGAGGGGCAGGTGGAGAAGGAGGCGATGCGGGCGCAGCGGCGGGTGCTGGAGCCACTGCATGTGCTGGTGCTGACGGGGCTGCTGGCGCTGGTGGGCTCCCGCGTGGCCGCGCTGGTGGTGCTGGAGTTCTCCCTGCGCGCCGTGTCCACCCTGCTCTCCCTCGGCAAG GGctcccacagcacccagctCTACCTGCTGTGCCAGTACTCGCTGGGCTGCGGCGTGTCCTGCGGCCTCAGCTTCCTGCTGGAAGGGGCTCCCCATGGCACCTGCAACCTGGCGCTGGCGGCGGGGCTGGCGGGGCTGCTGGCCTGCGGCGCGCGGCGCCTGGCGCGGCACGTCTGCACCCTGTACGAGCTGCACAGCCGGGCGCAGTACTGCGGCGTCTGCATCCTCCTGCTCAGCACCGGGCACCGCATCCCGCGCCTGCTGCGCAAGGCGCTGGCCATCACCTTCACCGTGGCGGACCTGGCTGCCGTAGCCCTCATCAACCGGGATTTCCTCTCCACGGGGGAGGCCATCCGCTTCTGGACGCCGCTCACCATCTGCTACacgctgctgatcatctacatgCAAG AGGAGCCGCAGCAGAGCAGCGGGAGGCGGCCGGTGTTCCAGACGGTGCTGGTGCGGATGGGCGgcctcttcatcctcctcctcaccgTTGGGCAATGGGTTGACATCTTCCACATCCTCATCTCGCTGTTGGGAGAGCTGTGGTGCCTGTTCCATGCCCGTGTCATGCTGGAGGCGTGCTGGAGGCAG GATTTCACCCAGCATTCTCGGTTGGATAGCCAGCCAAGATCAGGATCAGAGGAGGCATCCTGA
- the SLC25A34 gene encoding solute carrier family 25 member 34 isoform X2: MAASAGALAAFPGVPSASLHEFPYPPPSRPRVSGGSPAGGVPPATDLVLGAAAGCLACVLTNPLEVVKTRLQLQGELQPPGTYPRPYRGVLRALGAVCRADGLRGLQKGLAASLLYQGLMNGVRFYCYSHAEDAGWTRYPGGTVAAGAIAGAVGAFVGSPAYLVKTHLQAQTLSAVAVGHQHNHESISGAFESIYRQHGVAGLWRGVTGAVPRVAVGSAAQLATFASAKDWVCEHQWFREGSWAAVLAGGMVSGVAVAVTMTPFDVVSTRLYNQPVDADGTSLMKSPSPASLQPPSDTGSCSEVSTQLLFSSLNSPSVLSLEGRGT, translated from the exons ATGGCGGCGAGTGCCGGGGCCCTCGCAGCCTTCCCTGGGGTCCCCTCCGCTTCCCTGCATGAATTCCCTTACCCCCCCCCGAGCAGGCCCCGCGTCTCAGGGGGCTCCCCAGCCGGGGGGGTGCCGCCGGCCACCGACCTGGTGCTGGGAGCCGCGGCCGGGTGCTTGGCCTGTGTCCTCACCAACCCGCTGGAGGTGGTCAAGACgcggctgcagctccagggcgAGCTGCAGCCCCCCGGGACCTACCCGCGGCCGTACCGGGGCGTGCTGCGGGCGCTGGGGGCCGTGTGCCGCGCCGATGGGCTGCGGGGGCTGCAGAAGGGCCTGGCCGCCAGCCTGCTCTACCAGGGGCTGATGAACGGCGTCCGCTTCTATTGCTATTCGCACGCCGAGGACGCCGGCTGGACGCGGTACCCCGGCGGTACCGTGGCCGCCGGAGCCATAGCCGGGGCGGTGGGAGCCTTCGTGGGCAGCCCCGCGTACCTG GTCAAGACCCACCTCCAAGCCCAGACACTGTCAGCAGTGGCTGTGGGCCACCAGCACAATCATGAG AGCATCTCCGGAGCGTTCGAGAGCATCTACAGGCAGCACGGGGTGGCGGGGCTGTGGCGGGGGGTGACGGGCGCCGTGCCCCGGGTGGCGGTGGGCTCGGCCGCGCAGCTCGCCACCTTCGCCTCCGCCAAGGACTGGGTCTGCGAGCACCAG TGGTTCAGGGAGGGCAGTTGGGCCGCGGTGCTGGCGGGGGGCATGGTGAGCGGCGTGGCCGTGGCGGTGACGATGACGCCTTTCGACGTGGTCAGCACCCGGCTCTACAACCAGCCCGTGGATGCCGACGGCACG tccctgatgaagagtccctctccagcatccttgcagcccccttcagacactggaagctgctctgaggtctccacgcagcttctcttctccagcctgaacagccccagcgtTCTCAGCCTTGAGGGAAGGGGGACCTGA
- the SLC25A34 gene encoding solute carrier family 25 member 34 isoform X1, whose product MAASAGALAAFPGVPSASLHEFPYPPPSRPRVSGGSPAGGVPPATDLVLGAAAGCLACVLTNPLEVVKTRLQLQGELQPPGTYPRPYRGVLRALGAVCRADGLRGLQKGLAASLLYQGLMNGVRFYCYSHAEDAGWTRYPGGTVAAGAIAGAVGAFVGSPAYLVKTHLQAQTLSAVAVGHQHNHESISGAFESIYRQHGVAGLWRGVTGAVPRVAVGSAAQLATFASAKDWVCEHQWFREGSWAAVLAGGMVSGVAVAVTMTPFDVVSTRLYNQPVDADGTGKLYRGFLDCILQISSKEGLLGLYKGIGAVYLRLGPHTVLSLFFWEELRKMVQHQQPPGP is encoded by the exons ATGGCGGCGAGTGCCGGGGCCCTCGCAGCCTTCCCTGGGGTCCCCTCCGCTTCCCTGCATGAATTCCCTTACCCCCCCCCGAGCAGGCCCCGCGTCTCAGGGGGCTCCCCAGCCGGGGGGGTGCCGCCGGCCACCGACCTGGTGCTGGGAGCCGCGGCCGGGTGCTTGGCCTGTGTCCTCACCAACCCGCTGGAGGTGGTCAAGACgcggctgcagctccagggcgAGCTGCAGCCCCCCGGGACCTACCCGCGGCCGTACCGGGGCGTGCTGCGGGCGCTGGGGGCCGTGTGCCGCGCCGATGGGCTGCGGGGGCTGCAGAAGGGCCTGGCCGCCAGCCTGCTCTACCAGGGGCTGATGAACGGCGTCCGCTTCTATTGCTATTCGCACGCCGAGGACGCCGGCTGGACGCGGTACCCCGGCGGTACCGTGGCCGCCGGAGCCATAGCCGGGGCGGTGGGAGCCTTCGTGGGCAGCCCCGCGTACCTG GTCAAGACCCACCTCCAAGCCCAGACACTGTCAGCAGTGGCTGTGGGCCACCAGCACAATCATGAG AGCATCTCCGGAGCGTTCGAGAGCATCTACAGGCAGCACGGGGTGGCGGGGCTGTGGCGGGGGGTGACGGGCGCCGTGCCCCGGGTGGCGGTGGGCTCGGCCGCGCAGCTCGCCACCTTCGCCTCCGCCAAGGACTGGGTCTGCGAGCACCAG TGGTTCAGGGAGGGCAGTTGGGCCGCGGTGCTGGCGGGGGGCATGGTGAGCGGCGTGGCCGTGGCGGTGACGATGACGCCTTTCGACGTGGTCAGCACCCGGCTCTACAACCAGCCCGTGGATGCCGACGGCACG GGCAAGCTCTACCGGGGGTTTTTGGATTGTATCCTGCAAATCTCCAGCAAAGAGGGGCTGCTGGGCTTGTACAAGGGCATCGGCGCCGTCTACCTCCGCCTCGGCCCGCACACCGTCCTCAGCCTCTTCTTTTGGGAGGAGCTCAGGAAGATggtgcagcaccagcagcccccGGGGCCGTAG